From Punica granatum isolate Tunisia-2019 chromosome 1, ASM765513v2, whole genome shotgun sequence:
GGTTATTTATGACGAGATTTGACTTTCTCCATGACAGTTGAAAGCATGCAAATACCAGAGCTCactatatcaaatcaatgcgaGAAGCAACTCAGAGCTGTAGTTACTTATTTCCTGGTGCCATTTCTGAATTTAGTCAAATGCTAAAGTTGTCTAGACCCAAATCCTAAGCTTGAACACATTATATTAGTTTGAAGAACTGCTTATGAAAGTTCATGGAGGATATTCTTGCAGCTAGCATGGTTAAAGCACCTATTTCTGCATCCATTATGAACTATATACACGATGAAGTGAGAAAAGGGACTGCTCTGATTTAGTACATTTATGTTTCATTTGGTAGCATGCAAGGAATGGAGCTAAATCATGAGAGAATGGCAATTACATATCTACATTCGCTTACGGAATTGGAATCAGAACAAGTAGCGCTAACAGAATGGTGTTGACACAGAAATGAGACTCCCAATCTTGGAGAAGAAAAATTCCCTCCATTTTGGGACACGGTATTAGCACTCTACCATATCAAACTGCCTACAGTGCAATTAATCATTCCCACCTATTTTTACTACTACCACCTATATTTGATTATAAAGAAGCATTCCACTTTTTGCTTTCTCGCACAAGTAAATAGACTTACATTCCCCTTTGCGTTAAATCTCTTCAAATAGCTAACACGAGTTCTTATATCTTCTCAAGTTAAGTCTGATaaccttttcttctctttgtaTTTTCAAGAAAGGATTGCACAACTCTATCCAGGATTTCTTGACCAACCAAGCAACAAGTGTTTTAATTgctgaaacaaaaaagagGTTCTATTAGAATAAAATTACACGATCGACATACCCGCATGCACTCTGGGCTAGTATATCTCATCATCGGGGATATCAGGGGTCAAGAACTTCCTTGGATCCTTACTGATTTCTTCGTAATTCAGAGTAGACttcaccttctcaggaactgGCATCAATGGAATGATACTATCTCTATCTATCACTCCATCAATGATGCCATATTCAACAGCCTCAATTGGGGACATGTACCGGTCCCTATCGATATCCTTCTCAACCTGCTCAAACGAGCGGCCAGTAAATGATGAGATGATCCTCGTGACGTTGTTCTTATTGTGCATGACTTCTCGGGCTTGAATCTCCACATCTATCGCCTGCCCACTGGCACCTCCCAAAGGTTGATGGATCATAATCCGCGTGTTGGGCATTGCAAATCGCTTGCCCTTTGCTCCCCCACCCAGGATTATGGAGGCAGTAGAGGCCGAGATTCCGAGGGCAACTGTGGAGATATCAGCCCTCACAAGCTGCACAACATCATAGATGGCCATTGTAGCACTGAGACAAGAAAACGAGGTATTCAGCTCAGAgtatgagaaaataaaatcaaaagaacaaaaaagataTGATAAGGATGCGGCATGAAGAGTCAAATATGCTAGATAGAACAAAGCAACTTTATCATGAGTTTAACCATTCGTATCAATTGGCAAGATGTCATTTTTATTGAAGCCTGGTTTCAAGTGTCCAGAATCTCTTCTTCCTGTAATCATCAAGTTTCACAATTTGAGACCTAGTCAATCTTCTAGCCCGCCCATATGTCAAGTGATTGTTAAATCAATAACTATGATATGATGATGCCTTTTAACTATAAGCTTAAACCCTTGAAGGGAGGCACATTATTTATATCTTTAGTATAATtgaatattttgagggattatATGTTAAAATCTCAGTCATCTGCAAAGTTTATTTGTTTCAGTTAATGTTCAGTATCTAATGCAAGAATAACTTGCATGAGCTTCATCAAATTCTATATTATGTTGTCAAAACTAAATTgtcttttctttcatggaaATTGATAGAATATAGGCAAACATCAACATACAACAACTTGATAGTTCTTGCGGGAAAAGGTACCATTGCAGCAGGCATTTTACAATAACTTTTGGATTCAATCTAAACTTTGTAGATTCTCTAAGCTCTAGATTTCAACTTGCCACAGTATCTCAGTCACCTCTACAACAAGTAAATGTAAATTCAAGATACTCCAAGAGAACAAGCACCCCAAGATTAATATATCTGCTGACCTGCCATAGTTACTCCGCACTCTCTCCCCCCGCCCTTTTTCTCTCCCTTCGGTGCTTAGTTGGAACATTTTAtgtaaaactaaataaagacAAGTTCACTCATCTCATGATTTAATTACGAGCACCAAAGAGTCCCTTAAATGAACTTGCAAAGATCTTTCGTTTCACATTGTAAAGTCCCAACGTGAAAATACATGGGTTCTCGTACCTCATTAATGGTTTCTGTAACTTCAAAGTAGTGCAGTAGTCAGGGATCTCCTCAAAACTAAACCCTTACAAAGTACGTTTCTGTAGGACCCTTTGGTCCATAGTTTCTCCCTTCATCTATTGATACCAGAATCTGTAGGTTCTTTTCCTCCTTTATACATAAGCATACTGGAGCAACTTCTTCTGGGTGTGTTAGGAGTTACATAGTGAAGGATTTTGAAGATAAATCATAACATAAAGTTCACCCTATGGAATAAGATGCCAATTACCCAGCGCAAATCTCTAGCTATTCACTGCATACTTAGACCAAGGagaaatttctttaatttgacCATATTCTAAACAACAGTTTTCTTTGGCAATTGCACATTTCTCAGGACACCGACAGCAATTAGTGCATTGTTTCAAATACCAATCCTATTCGGCTTCAGAATTTCAGATAAAATTGCAAGAGTATCAGAATAATTACTTAATCAGACTACGCTCTCCTTCTCTGTTCGTATCATTTCAGTTGAGAATAGGCTTCCGGGGATTTGTCTAGTGGACCCCGACAACGCTACAAACCAGTAGTCTGCTTCAAGGCAATTACAcaaaaacatacaaacatCCTCTTCAACCAAACAAGCACTAGAAATTTCAATTCCCTTAACACAAGGAACCTCGAAGAACCAAACCCAACTTTCCATGGTCAAGCTCCCATTTTTCAATAGAAGCAGCAATGACATTGGCACATTGGTTCAATAGAACCAAACCCAAATTTCCATGGTCAAGCTTCCATTTTTCAGCAGCAATGACATTGGCACATCGGTTCAATAGAATCAACCCTGGTATCCCACGAGAACCAAACGCAAGGAATGAACTAAAGAGGTAAAGAGGCAAGTACCTGAGAGATCCGCCGGGGGAATTGATGAACAGCCTGATGTCCTTGGTGCTGTCCTGCGCGTCCAGCAGAAGCAGCTGGCTGATAATGGCGTCGGCGACGAAGTCATCGATGCTGCTCCCGAGGAACACTATCCTCTCCTTGAGCAGCAGCCCCATGGCGTCGGCCTCCGCCCCCCTCATGGCGGTGGCGGGGCTCTGCGGGGCCGTGGAGAGGGCCGAATCGAAGGCCGGGCTGGGAGCGAACCCTAGGGCCCGGGAGGGCTCAAGGGAGGTTCTgagagaaggaagaggaggaagggaAGCTTTGGGCCTGAGCTGGACGGAAGGCGGAGGACTGGAGAAGGGTTTGGTGGTGGATGGCTTTAGGGGTAGGAGAGTCGAGGGAGAACACACCGAGAGGACCTCCATTGTGGCtcagtgagagagagagagagcgagagagattTGGGTAAAGGGAAGAAGAAAGTGGAACGGTCTCTCTTCTCTCGTCTACAAAGGGTATTTTTCACTTTGCACCCCTAAAGTTTGTGTTTTGCCAAATTAGTCTCTCAAGATTTGGCTCTTGTATGATTTGGACCCCAAGCAACTGAAGTTTGACACAGTAAAGGTCATCTTATTGAGTCGAATTATTGCTAAGATagtttttgaattgaaatatTGGAGTTTTTCGTCTTAGAGTTATGCTTATCTCAGcataattttgaaatgttttggaaaaaatatatgttatttgATTGGATCGAGGTTACATCCAGACTCTCTGCCATATCGCATTCTAGTAAGAGGATTTAAATCTTCTTTCATCATTCTTTCCGCTATAGTCTATAATAGGGGCGGATCTGAATTTGTATCGAGAGGGCAGCCAAGTCCCTAGGAGCGAGAAAGATGGTTAATTGTCCAGATTAGAGGAGCAAAAATCACATAATTTTATGAAGTATCAAAATTTGTGTGTAAGGATTGTCTCTCGGTTTGTCTCTAACTGCTAATTCATGCCATAATGGAATATTGTTGAAGTCAAGTGGTGTGGAATTCTATAAACATCGTAACGAAAATCCAACTCTTAAAATTATAGATGACCTTCAACTTATTTGACACACTACTTGCC
This genomic window contains:
- the LOC116192005 gene encoding ATP-dependent Clp protease proteolytic subunit 4, chloroplastic, producing MEVLSVCSPSTLLPLKPSTTKPFSSPPPSVQLRPKASLPPLPSLRTSLEPSRALGFAPSPAFDSALSTAPQSPATAMRGAEADAMGLLLKERIVFLGSSIDDFVADAIISQLLLLDAQDSTKDIRLFINSPGGSLSATMAIYDVVQLVRADISTVALGISASTASIILGGGAKGKRFAMPNTRIMIHQPLGGASGQAIDVEIQAREVMHNKNNVTRIISSFTGRSFEQVEKDIDRDRYMSPIEAVEYGIIDGVIDRDSIIPLMPVPEKVKSTLNYEEISKDPRKFLTPDIPDDEIY